Proteins encoded by one window of Parabacteroides sp. FAFU027:
- a CDS encoding S9 family peptidase: MKKILALSLNVWLLGATLYAQGTVEDYQCAFSLRDKFKDKVFYSDVNPQWIASTHRFWYVRNTPQGKVYVITDAEKKTRKELFDHTALAKALSTASGKTADAKQLWLQSLQVNKGADSLQFTFNDTKWLYLQKSNKLKNLGKVEPPKQNYWAAGDDEREGAPVQSPDGKQTAFIKNYNVYVKENATGKEKALSNDGSNGEYYSAYISWSPDSKKVAAMKVRPAEKHFIYFVESSPADQFQPKLQKRDYFKPGDALPVKCPHIFDVTDGKQLEASNDLFNSQFDLRGFDWNPDSKSVTFEYNQRGHQAYRVLEMSAETGKVRTVINETSKTFVNYNRYFRKNLDKTNEIIWMSERDNWNHLYLYDRQSGEVKNQITKGEWYVREVLDVNEAKREITFSANGMVPNEDPYLIRYYRIKFDGTGLTCLTPEEGMHQAWFSEDKKYLVDVYSLVNKAPVAVLRDAQDGKVAMPLEKADITELLKAGWIAPEPFVAKGRDGKTDIWGIIYRPTNFDPSKKYPIIEYIYAGPGSQYTPKTFISYNRNLSAISELGFVMVQLDGMGTSFRSKAFEEVCYKNLKDAGFPDRIAWTNALATKYSFVDTARIGIFGASAGGQEAMGAVLFHPEHYKAAYSSCGCHDNRMDKIWWNEQWMSYPIGKEYSECSNVDNAYRLNRPLMLVVGEVDDNVDPASTMQVCNALIKANKDFELVVLPGTNHTMGGDYGEHKRYDFFVKNLMGVNPPGWDKVMPKK; the protein is encoded by the coding sequence ATGAAGAAAATCTTAGCGCTATCGCTAAACGTGTGGTTACTGGGCGCTACGCTCTATGCGCAGGGCACGGTAGAAGATTACCAGTGTGCCTTTTCCCTCCGGGATAAATTCAAGGACAAAGTATTTTACTCCGATGTAAACCCGCAATGGATTGCCAGTACGCATCGGTTCTGGTATGTGCGCAACACGCCGCAGGGCAAGGTGTACGTGATCACCGACGCCGAAAAGAAAACCCGCAAAGAGCTTTTTGACCATACCGCTCTGGCCAAAGCGCTTTCAACAGCTTCAGGCAAAACTGCGGATGCGAAACAGTTATGGCTGCAATCGCTTCAGGTAAATAAAGGTGCCGACTCGTTGCAATTCACCTTCAACGATACCAAATGGCTCTATTTGCAAAAATCAAATAAGCTGAAGAACCTGGGCAAAGTGGAGCCTCCGAAGCAGAACTATTGGGCTGCCGGAGACGACGAACGCGAAGGCGCTCCTGTACAATCTCCCGACGGCAAACAGACTGCATTTATCAAAAACTACAATGTCTATGTAAAGGAAAATGCCACGGGGAAAGAGAAGGCATTGAGCAATGACGGCTCTAATGGCGAATATTACTCGGCTTACATATCCTGGTCACCCGACTCGAAAAAGGTGGCGGCAATGAAAGTCCGTCCGGCGGAGAAGCATTTCATCTACTTTGTGGAATCGTCGCCAGCCGATCAGTTCCAGCCAAAATTACAGAAACGCGACTACTTCAAACCGGGCGATGCGCTTCCCGTGAAATGTCCGCATATTTTCGACGTGACCGATGGCAAACAGCTTGAGGCTTCGAATGACCTGTTCAACAGCCAGTTTGACCTGCGCGGTTTCGACTGGAATCCCGATAGTAAGTCTGTGACCTTCGAATACAACCAGCGTGGCCATCAGGCTTATCGCGTGCTGGAGATGTCGGCCGAAACCGGCAAGGTGCGCACCGTCATCAACGAAACCAGCAAGACCTTTGTCAACTACAACCGTTACTTCCGCAAGAATCTGGATAAGACCAATGAGATCATCTGGATGAGTGAGCGCGACAACTGGAACCACCTTTACCTTTACGACCGCCAGTCGGGTGAGGTGAAAAACCAAATCACCAAAGGGGAATGGTATGTGCGCGAGGTACTTGACGTGAACGAAGCCAAACGTGAGATTACCTTCAGTGCCAACGGTATGGTTCCGAATGAAGACCCTTACCTGATCCGCTACTACCGCATTAAGTTTGACGGAACGGGGCTTACCTGTCTGACTCCCGAAGAGGGGATGCACCAGGCCTGGTTTTCGGAAGACAAGAAATATCTGGTAGATGTTTATTCTTTGGTCAATAAAGCTCCGGTGGCTGTGCTGCGCGATGCTCAGGATGGCAAAGTAGCGATGCCGCTGGAAAAAGCAGACATCACCGAACTGCTCAAAGCGGGCTGGATTGCACCTGAGCCTTTCGTGGCCAAAGGACGTGACGGAAAGACCGACATCTGGGGGATTATTTACCGCCCGACCAACTTTGACCCAAGCAAAAAATATCCCATCATCGAATATATCTATGCCGGTCCGGGTAGCCAATATACACCGAAGACCTTTATCTCGTATAACCGCAATTTATCTGCGATTTCAGAGCTGGGCTTCGTCATGGTCCAACTGGACGGGATGGGAACATCGTTCCGCTCGAAAGCCTTCGAAGAGGTTTGCTACAAAAACCTGAAAGATGCCGGATTCCCCGACCGCATTGCCTGGACCAACGCACTGGCGACCAAATATTCGTTTGTCGACACTGCACGCATCGGTATCTTCGGCGCCTCTGCCGGAGGACAAGAGGCGATGGGCGCTGTGCTTTTCCACCCCGAACACTACAAAGCGGCTTACTCTTCCTGCGGATGCCACGACAACCGCATGGATAAAATCTGGTGGAACGAACAGTGGATGAGTTATCCGATTGGCAAGGAGTACTCCGAATGTTCGAATGTGGATAATGCTTACCGCCTCAACCGTCCGCTGATGTTGGTGGTGGGTGAAGTGGACGATAACGTGGATCCGGCTTCCACCATGCAGGTGTGCAATGCGCTGATCAAGGCGAATAAAGATTTCGAGCTGGTCGTTCTTCCCGGTACCAACCACACGATGGGTGGCGACTACGGTGAGCACAAACGTTACGACTTCTTTGTGAAGAATCTGATGGGGGTAAATCCTCCGGGATGGGATAAGGTGATGCCTAAGAAATAA